In the genome of Gadus morhua chromosome 12, gadMor3.0, whole genome shotgun sequence, one region contains:
- the dhcr24 gene encoding delta(24)-sterol reductase, whose translation MDSFMYLGVLVVLFLLWIKVKGLDYVIVHQRWIFVCLFLLPLSVVFDVYYYLRAWIIFKMCSAPKLHDQRVKDIQRQISDWRKEGAKTHMCTGRPGWLTVSLRVAKYKKTNKNIMINMMDILDVDIKRQVVRVEPLANMGQVTALLNSIGWTLPVVPELDDLTVGGLVMGTGIESSSHIYGLFQHICVAFELVLADGSLVRCTEEENSDLFHAVPWSCGTLGFLVAAEIKIVPAKQWVKLCYEPVRGLENICQCFTEASQNKGNTFVEGLQYSLDSAVIMTGTMTDHAEPDKINRIGLYFKPWFFKHVEGYLKDDRSGVEYIPLRHYYHRHTRSIFWELQDIIPFGNHPVFRWLLGWMVPPKISLLKLTQGETIRRLYEQHHVVQDMLVPMRHLQTALTRFHQDIQVYPLWLCPFMLLPSRGMVHPKAQQKEELYVDIGAYGEPRVKHFEAKASTRQLEKFVRDVHGFQMLYADVYMDREEFWEMFDGTLYHKLREQLGCNDAFPEVYNKICKLARH comes from the exons ATGGATTCGTTCATGTATTTAGGGGTCCTGGTAGTGTTATTTCTACTATGGATTAAAGTAAAGGGACTCGATTACGTGATCGTTCATCAAAGAtggatttttgtgtgtttattcctGCTACCGCTCTCCGTTGTATTCGACGTGTATTATTATTTGCGTGCATGGATAATATTCAAGATGTGCTCAGCGCCAAAACTGCATGACCAACGGGTCAAAGACATTCAGCGGCAG ATAAGCGATTGGAGGAAAGAGGGGGCCAAGACCCATATGTGCACGGGGAGACCAGGCTGGCTGACCGTGTCCCTCCGAGTTGCCAAGTACAAGAAAACCAACAAGAACATCATGATCAACATGATGGACATACTGGACGTGGACATCAAGAGACAG GTGGTACGAGTTGAGCCTCTGGCCAACATGGGTCAGGTGACCGCTCTCCTAAACTCCATTGGCTGGACACTGCCTGTGGTGCCCGAGTTAGACGACCTCACCGTGG GTGGTTTGGTGATGGGTACTGGCATCGAGTCATCCTCTCATATTTACGGGCTGTTTCAGCACATCTGTGTTGCATTTGAACTAGTTCTCGCTGACGGCAGCCTGGTTCGCTGTACGGAG GAGGAGAATTCAGACCTGTTCCACGCTGTTCCCTGGTCCTGCGGTACGCTGGGCTTCCTGGTTGCCGCGGAGATCAAGATCGTCCCGGCCAAGCAGTGGGTGAAGCTGTGCTACGAGCCGGTCCGAGGGCTCGAGAACATTTGCCAGTGCTTCACCGAGGCGTCGCAGAACAAGGGcaacacgtttgttgagggccTGCAGTACTCTCTGGATAGTGCCGTCATCATGACGGGAACCATGACGGACCACGCAGAGCCTGACAag ATCAACCGGATAGGTCTGTACTTTAAGCCCTGGTTCTTCAAACACGTGGAAGGTTACCTGAAAGACGACCGCAGTGGCGTGGAGTACATCCCACTCAGACACTactaccacagacacacacgcagcatcTTCTGGGAGTTGCAg gacaTCATTCCCTTTGGCAACCACCCTGTCTTCCGCTGGCTCTTGGGCTGGATGGTTCCTCCCAAGATCTCCCTGCTGAAGCTCACCCAGGGAGAGACCATCCGCAGGCTGTATGAGCAGCACCACGTGGTCCAGGACATGCTGGTGCCCATGAGACACCTCCAGACGGCCCTCACTCGCTTCCACCAAGACATCCAG GTGTACCCCCTGTGGCTGTGTCCCTTCATGCTGCTGCCCAGCAGAGGCATGGTGCACCCCAAGGCCCAGCAGAAGGAGGAGCTCTACGTGGACATCGGGGCGTACGGCGAGCCCAGGGTCAAACACTTTGAGGCCAAGGCGTCCACGCGCCAGCTCGAGAAGTTTGTCAGAGACGTCCACGG GTTCCAGATGCTGTATGCAGACGTATACATGGACAGAGAGGAATTCTGGGAGATGTTTGATGGAACGCTGTACCACAAGTTGAGGGAGCAGCTTGGCTGTAATGATGCGTTCCCTGAGGTGTACAACAAGATCTGCAAGTTGGCTCGTCACTAA
- the LOC115555024 gene encoding lymphocyte expansion molecule isoform X3, whose translation MLFLLIMFKEMTSLSPVAYDVHGGDFSARAVAQRAKSPGWNRELMMAKEARTPRFLYREAWSNKQFLKTKVGPGTYESTDFIKELARRPGSARGVCASLDSRFREVQSCTPGPGNYGKGGVPGAALEAMSARSAGGVLMKHSSGWKRCSEETKKHAVGAASTERDLEGFCDALNRPERRKHGVFSSVARHPSVPSERIYHSTLAQWPRATGLPGPGYYEVGYPGRPLNHKPPPFFSSSPRRSKQQERPLTGCDSGVGPGGYNLDFKEGKRFRSPTSAFKSSTPRFPSQPLRAKHTQEKLRPGNPPLMY comes from the exons ATGCTCTTTTTGCTTATCATGTTCAAGGAGATGACAAGCCTCAGTCCCGTAGCGTATGATGTGCACGGTGGGGACTTCAGTGCACGAGCAGTGGCCCAGCGGGCCAAAAGTCCAGGCTGGAACAGAGAACTGATGATGGCCAAGGAAGCACGGACGCCCCGTTTCCTTTACAGGGAGGCCTGGTCAAACAAACAGTTCCTG AAAACCAAAGTTGGTCCCGGAACGTATGAGAGCACAGACTTCATCAAGGAGCTAGCCAGGAGGCCAGGTAGTGCCCGGGGCGTTTGTGCCAGTCTGGACAGCAGGTTCCGGGAGGTACAG AGTTGTACCCCAGGTCCCGGGAACTATGGGAaagggggggtcccgggggcgGCTCTGGAGGCCATGTCTGCACGGTCAGCCGGGGGCGTTCTGATGAAACACAGTTCTGGATGGAAGCGCTGCTCTGAGGAGACCAAA AAGCATGCAGTGGGGGCCGCCTCCACCGAGCGTGACTTGGAGGGTTTCTGCGATGCGTTGAACCGTCCAGAGAGGAGAAAGCACGGCGTGTTCAGCTCAGTGGCGCGTCACCCGTCTGTGCCCTCGGAGCGGATCTACCACAGCACCCTGGCCCAGTGGCCCCGCGCCACG gGATTACCGGGACCTGGGTACTATGAAGTGGGGTATCCGGGACGTCCGCTGAATCACAAACCACCTCCCTTCTTCTCGTCCTCGCCACGACGCTCTAAGCAGCAGGAAAGGCCGCTGACGGGATGCGAT AGTGGTGTTGGTCCCGGAGGTTACAACTTGGACTTTAAAGAGGGGAAGAGATTTAGAAGCCCCACGTCTGCTTTCAAATCATCCACACCGAGATTCCCCTCTCAGCCCCTCAGGGCCAAACACACGCA agaGAAGCTACGGCCGGGGAATCCTCCTTTAATGTATTGA
- the LOC115555024 gene encoding lymphocyte expansion molecule isoform X1, producing the protein MLFLLIMFKEMTSLSPVAYDVHGGDFSARAVAQRAKSPGWNRELMMAKEARTPRFLYREAWSNKQFLKTKVGPGTYESTDFIKELARRPGSARGVCASLDSRFREVQSCTPGPGNYGKGGVPGAALEAMSARSAGGVLMKHSSGWKRCSEETKYCGPSPCTYVLKSSVDILLGKRTGVRGPYDLFTGQRDAPVAAGFFAVPKHAVGAASTERDLEGFCDALNRPERRKHGVFSSVARHPSVPSERIYHSTLAQWPRATGLPGPGYYEVGYPGRPLNHKPPPFFSSSPRRSKQQERPLTGCDSGVGPGGYNLDFKEGKRFRSPTSAFKSSTPRFPSQPLRAKHTQEKLRPGNPPLMY; encoded by the exons ATGCTCTTTTTGCTTATCATGTTCAAGGAGATGACAAGCCTCAGTCCCGTAGCGTATGATGTGCACGGTGGGGACTTCAGTGCACGAGCAGTGGCCCAGCGGGCCAAAAGTCCAGGCTGGAACAGAGAACTGATGATGGCCAAGGAAGCACGGACGCCCCGTTTCCTTTACAGGGAGGCCTGGTCAAACAAACAGTTCCTG AAAACCAAAGTTGGTCCCGGAACGTATGAGAGCACAGACTTCATCAAGGAGCTAGCCAGGAGGCCAGGTAGTGCCCGGGGCGTTTGTGCCAGTCTGGACAGCAGGTTCCGGGAGGTACAG AGTTGTACCCCAGGTCCCGGGAACTATGGGAaagggggggtcccgggggcgGCTCTGGAGGCCATGTCTGCACGGTCAGCCGGGGGCGTTCTGATGAAACACAGTTCTGGATGGAAGCGCTGCTCTGAGGAGACCAAA tACTGTGGGCCGAGTCCCTGCACGTACGTGTTGAAGAGCAGTGTTGACATCCTGCTGGGCAAGCGTACCGGCGTTAGAGGACCGTACGATCTGTTCACCGGACAGCGAGACGCACCGGTAGCGGCTGGCTTCTTTGCTGTGCcg AAGCATGCAGTGGGGGCCGCCTCCACCGAGCGTGACTTGGAGGGTTTCTGCGATGCGTTGAACCGTCCAGAGAGGAGAAAGCACGGCGTGTTCAGCTCAGTGGCGCGTCACCCGTCTGTGCCCTCGGAGCGGATCTACCACAGCACCCTGGCCCAGTGGCCCCGCGCCACG gGATTACCGGGACCTGGGTACTATGAAGTGGGGTATCCGGGACGTCCGCTGAATCACAAACCACCTCCCTTCTTCTCGTCCTCGCCACGACGCTCTAAGCAGCAGGAAAGGCCGCTGACGGGATGCGAT AGTGGTGTTGGTCCCGGAGGTTACAACTTGGACTTTAAAGAGGGGAAGAGATTTAGAAGCCCCACGTCTGCTTTCAAATCATCCACACCGAGATTCCCCTCTCAGCCCCTCAGGGCCAAACACACGCA agaGAAGCTACGGCCGGGGAATCCTCCTTTAATGTATTGA
- the LOC115555024 gene encoding lymphocyte expansion molecule isoform X2: protein MTSLSPVAYDVHGGDFSARAVAQRAKSPGWNRELMMAKEARTPRFLYREAWSNKQFLKTKVGPGTYESTDFIKELARRPGSARGVCASLDSRFREVQSCTPGPGNYGKGGVPGAALEAMSARSAGGVLMKHSSGWKRCSEETKYCGPSPCTYVLKSSVDILLGKRTGVRGPYDLFTGQRDAPVAAGFFAVPKHAVGAASTERDLEGFCDALNRPERRKHGVFSSVARHPSVPSERIYHSTLAQWPRATGLPGPGYYEVGYPGRPLNHKPPPFFSSSPRRSKQQERPLTGCDSGVGPGGYNLDFKEGKRFRSPTSAFKSSTPRFPSQPLRAKHTQEKLRPGNPPLMY from the exons ATGACAAGCCTCAGTCCCGTAGCGTATGATGTGCACGGTGGGGACTTCAGTGCACGAGCAGTGGCCCAGCGGGCCAAAAGTCCAGGCTGGAACAGAGAACTGATGATGGCCAAGGAAGCACGGACGCCCCGTTTCCTTTACAGGGAGGCCTGGTCAAACAAACAGTTCCTG AAAACCAAAGTTGGTCCCGGAACGTATGAGAGCACAGACTTCATCAAGGAGCTAGCCAGGAGGCCAGGTAGTGCCCGGGGCGTTTGTGCCAGTCTGGACAGCAGGTTCCGGGAGGTACAG AGTTGTACCCCAGGTCCCGGGAACTATGGGAaagggggggtcccgggggcgGCTCTGGAGGCCATGTCTGCACGGTCAGCCGGGGGCGTTCTGATGAAACACAGTTCTGGATGGAAGCGCTGCTCTGAGGAGACCAAA tACTGTGGGCCGAGTCCCTGCACGTACGTGTTGAAGAGCAGTGTTGACATCCTGCTGGGCAAGCGTACCGGCGTTAGAGGACCGTACGATCTGTTCACCGGACAGCGAGACGCACCGGTAGCGGCTGGCTTCTTTGCTGTGCcg AAGCATGCAGTGGGGGCCGCCTCCACCGAGCGTGACTTGGAGGGTTTCTGCGATGCGTTGAACCGTCCAGAGAGGAGAAAGCACGGCGTGTTCAGCTCAGTGGCGCGTCACCCGTCTGTGCCCTCGGAGCGGATCTACCACAGCACCCTGGCCCAGTGGCCCCGCGCCACG gGATTACCGGGACCTGGGTACTATGAAGTGGGGTATCCGGGACGTCCGCTGAATCACAAACCACCTCCCTTCTTCTCGTCCTCGCCACGACGCTCTAAGCAGCAGGAAAGGCCGCTGACGGGATGCGAT AGTGGTGTTGGTCCCGGAGGTTACAACTTGGACTTTAAAGAGGGGAAGAGATTTAGAAGCCCCACGTCTGCTTTCAAATCATCCACACCGAGATTCCCCTCTCAGCCCCTCAGGGCCAAACACACGCA agaGAAGCTACGGCCGGGGAATCCTCCTTTAATGTATTGA
- the si:ch211-121a2.4 gene encoding transmembrane protein 205 isoform X1, translated as MSTDWEPTYTVKLAQLLLLSTYWGMQIWVTFISSFVMDNHLNRHTYGFIQSRLVPFYLHLGSGCAFFNLTIYAIYHPSDMLTDRESFQIFILFVSVTVAAVNAQWFGQMTSEIMADMHLIEQSCGLGQDIGQSSNREAYAKLCETDIKYRHLSSRLWLYRLLSSLCNLCCIACNFCSLSYMAENLVTL; from the exons ATGTCTACCGACTGGGAGCCCACCTACACTGTGAAGCTTGCTCAGCTCCTGCTGCTCTCCACCTACTGGGGCATGCAGATCTGGGTCACGTTCATATCAA gCTTTGTGATGGACAACCACCTGAACAGACATACCTATGGGTTCATTCAGAGCCGCCTGGTCCCCTTCTATCTTCACCTGGGTTCAGGCTGCGCTTTCTTTAACCTCACCATCTACGCCATATATCACCCCAGCGACATGCTGACCGACAGGGAGTCTTTTCAG ATCTTCATCTTGTTCGTTTCAGTGACGGTGGCAGCGGTCAACGCCCAATGGTTTGGCCAGATGACCTCGGAGATCATGGCGGACATGCACCTGATCGAGCAATCATGCGGATTGGGCCAGGACATCGGCCAGTCGTCCAACCGTGAGGCGTACGCCAAGCTGTGCGAGACGGACATCAAATACAGACACCTCAGCAGCCGCCTGTGGCTGTATAGACTGCTGTCCTCCCTGTGTAACCTGTGCTGCATTGCGTGCAACTTCTGCAGTCTATCGTACATGGCGGAGAATCTGGTTACGTTGTAA
- the si:ch211-121a2.4 gene encoding transmembrane protein 205 isoform X2: MDNHLNRHTYGFIQSRLVPFYLHLGSGCAFFNLTIYAIYHPSDMLTDRESFQIFILFVSVTVAAVNAQWFGQMTSEIMADMHLIEQSCGLGQDIGQSSNREAYAKLCETDIKYRHLSSRLWLYRLLSSLCNLCCIACNFCSLSYMAENLVTL, translated from the exons ATGGACAACCACCTGAACAGACATACCTATGGGTTCATTCAGAGCCGCCTGGTCCCCTTCTATCTTCACCTGGGTTCAGGCTGCGCTTTCTTTAACCTCACCATCTACGCCATATATCACCCCAGCGACATGCTGACCGACAGGGAGTCTTTTCAG ATCTTCATCTTGTTCGTTTCAGTGACGGTGGCAGCGGTCAACGCCCAATGGTTTGGCCAGATGACCTCGGAGATCATGGCGGACATGCACCTGATCGAGCAATCATGCGGATTGGGCCAGGACATCGGCCAGTCGTCCAACCGTGAGGCGTACGCCAAGCTGTGCGAGACGGACATCAAATACAGACACCTCAGCAGCCGCCTGTGGCTGTATAGACTGCTGTCCTCCCTGTGTAACCTGTGCTGCATTGCGTGCAACTTCTGCAGTCTATCGTACATGGCGGAGAATCTGGTTACGTTGTAA